Proteins from one Peromyscus eremicus chromosome 8a, PerEre_H2_v1, whole genome shotgun sequence genomic window:
- the Fndc8 gene encoding fibronectin type III domain-containing protein 8, which produces MATEVFCEVGGGEEAIPKKKETLNVMNVIDQLPKPCPNSKFINRSLATKGLLLSSGHSLVSPLEEDTTDVMKQMPVEDSEYSSDDTSMSPISSTLMNPIKLAVTQPNNSFFAGMLEGELNKLSLSSLTKNRENENLAICPRSSRSQIAPAGLLDLDNPALDTDTSSTHSESSVVLDVPEAPFICEHTVGDSTAMISWTYAVGKQQVSFYQVLLQEATKQGDKEKPKVKNRPWIFNKILGTTVKLMELKPNTGYCLTVRAANTAGVGKWCKPYKFATVPTDFNSFPENNPIQVTVQRKQPQRRTVSMTMEEMRRMEDLEYLYPY; this is translated from the exons ATGGCAACCGAGGTGTTCTgtgaagtggggggtggggaggaggctaTACCGAAGAAGAAGGAAACGCTCAACGTTATGAATGTGATTGACCAACTGCCAAAGCCCTGTCCAAACTCCAAGTTTATTAACCGGTCTTTGGCTACCAAAGGCCTCCTGCTTTCCTCGGGACACAGCTTGGTCAGCCCCTTAGAGGAAGACACCACCGACGTCAT GAAGCAGATGCCAGTGGAAGATTCTGAATACAGCTCAGATGACACTAGTATGTCCCCCATATCATCCACTCTGATGAACCCCATCAAACTGGCTGTGACTCAGCCCAATAACAGCTTCTTTGCCGGAATGCTGGAGGGTGAGCTGAACAAACTCAGTTTATCGTCACTGACCAAGAACAGAGAAAATGAGAACCTGGCCATCTGCCCCCGCTCATCTAGGTCCCAAATAGCCCCCGCGGGCCTGTTGGACCTTGACAACCCTGCACTGGACACAGACACCTCCTCAACACACTCTGAGTCTTCTGTGGTCCTGGATGTACCAGAGGCCCCCTTCATCTGCGAGCACACTGTTGGCGATTCCACAGCTATG ATTTCCTGGACTTATGCTGTGGGCAAGCAGCAGGTCAGTTTCTACCAGGTGCTGCTGCAGGAGGCGACCAAGCAAGGCGACAAGGAGAAGCCCAAGGTCAAGAACCGCCCCTGGATCTTCAACAAGATCCTGGGCACCACTGTCAAGTTGATGGAGCTGAAGCCGAACACGGGTTACTGCCTTACTGTCCGCGCAGCCAACACAGCGGGGGTGGGGAAGTGGTGTAAGCCTTATAAA TTTGCAACCGTGCCTACCGACTTCAACAGCTTCCCCGAGAACAATCCCATCCAGGTCACCGTGCAGCGCAAACAACCTCAGCGGAGAACCGTGTCCATGACGATGGAGGAGATGCGGAGGATGGAGGATCTGGAATACCTATATCCGTATTAG
- the Rad51d gene encoding DNA repair protein RAD51 homolog 4: MGMLRAGLCPGLTEEIVQLLKGRRIKTVADLAAANLEEVAQKCGLSYKALVALRRVLLAQFSAFPLNGADLYEELKTSTAILSTGIGSLDRLLDAGLYTGEVTELVGGPGSGKTQVCLCVAANVAHSLQQNVLYVDSNGGMTASRLLQLLQARTQDEEKQAGALQRIQVVHAFDIFQMLDMLQDLRGTMAQQATASSGTVKVVIVDSVTAVVAPLLGGQQREGLALMMQLARELKILARELGVAVMVTNHLTRDRDSRRVKPALGRSWSFVPSTRILLDVIEGAGTSGSGQRVVCLTKSPRQPTGLQEVIDIGTLGTEEQSPELPAKQT; the protein is encoded by the exons ATGGGCATGCTCAGGGCAGGGCTGTGCCCCGGCCTCACCGAGGAAATCGTCCAGCTTCTGAAAGGCCGAAGGATCAAGACAG TGGCGGACCTGGCAGCTGCTAACCTGGAGGAGGTAGCCCAGAAGTGTGGCTTGTCCTACAAG GCCCTGGTTGCCCTCAGGAGGGTGTTGCTGGCACAGTTCTCGGCTTTCCCATTAAATGGCGCGGACCTCTATGAGGAACTGAAGACTTCCACTGCTATCCTGTCCACCGGCATTGGAAG CCTGGACAGACTACTTGATGCTGGCCTCTATACAGGGGAGGTGACTGAACTTGTAGGAGGCCCAGGTAGCGGAAAAACCCAG GTATGTCTCTGTGTGGCTGCAAATGTGGCCCACAGCCTGCAGCAGAATGTACTGTATGTTGATTCCAATGGAGGGATGACAGCGTCCCGCCTCCTCCAGCTACTACAGGCTAGAACCCAAGATGAGGAGAAACAG GCAGGTGCTCTCCAGAGGATACAGGTGGTGCATGCATTTGACATCTTCCAGATGCTGGATATGCTGCAGGACCTTCGGGGCACCATGGCCCAGCAG GCAACGGCTTCTTCAGGCACTGTGAAGGTCGTGATTGTGGATTCTGTCACTGCAGTGGTTGCCCCACTTCTGGGAGGTCAACAGAGGGAAG GCCTGGCCTTAATGATGCAGCTGGCCCGAGAGCTCAAGATCCTGGCCCgggagctgggtgtggcagtgatG GTGACCAACCACTTGACCCGAGACCGAGATAGTAGGAGAGTCAAACCTGCTCTGGGACGCTCCTGGAGCTTTGTGCCCAGTACCCGGATTCTCTTGGATGTCATTGAAGGGGCTGGAACATCAGGTAGCGGCCAACGCGTGGTGTGTCTGACCAAGTCTCCCCGCCAG CCAACAGGTCTGCAGGAGGTGATAGACATTGGGACATTGGGGACTGAGGAGCAGAGCCCGGAATTGCCTGCCAAACAGACGTGA